Proteins from a single region of Cryptosporangium phraense:
- a CDS encoding acyl-CoA dehydrogenase, with protein sequence MSHYKANLRDLEFNLFEVFGAGDRLGQGVFDAIDEDTARAFLAQMVEVAEGPLAESFVDADRNPPVFDPATNSVTLPESFKKSYQALVDSEAWQLDVLPELGGIRSPRQLVWAISELVLGANPAIHMYASGYAFAGVFHKLGTPQQKEWAKLFVEKHWGSTMVLTEPDAGSDVGAGRTKAIPQADGTWHLEGVKRFITSGDQDMTENIIHYVLARPVGVEGAGGPGTKGLSLFMVPKFQFDDAGNLGERNGVYVTNVEKKMGLKVSATCELTFGDKHPAVGYLVGEVHDGIRQMFNIIEAARMMVGTKAIATLSTGYLNALDYAKNRVQGADLTRQTDKTAPRVTIIHHPDVRRSLLRQKSYAEGLRALVHYTASVQDQLILARAAGDLDAAESFERLNDLLLPMVKGGGSERSYELLGAESLQTFGGSGFLQDYPIEQYIRDAKIDTLYEGTTAIQGQDFFFRKIVRDSGKALGVLAGEIASFIESESGNGRLKNERALLKTALDDVQAMVGWSVTQLMSMQDDPANIYKVGLNTTRLLLSTTDLVVGWLLLRQADVALRALDAGGPDADFYTGKIASARFFASTVLPELTARRAVLEATTLDVMEVPEGAF encoded by the coding sequence ATGAGCCACTACAAAGCCAACCTGCGCGATCTCGAGTTCAACCTGTTCGAGGTCTTCGGTGCGGGCGACCGTCTGGGCCAGGGTGTGTTCGACGCGATCGACGAGGACACCGCCCGGGCCTTCCTCGCGCAGATGGTCGAGGTCGCCGAGGGCCCGCTGGCCGAGTCCTTCGTCGACGCCGACCGGAACCCGCCGGTGTTCGACCCGGCGACGAACTCGGTGACGCTCCCCGAGTCGTTCAAGAAGTCGTACCAGGCGCTGGTCGACTCCGAGGCCTGGCAGCTCGACGTGCTGCCCGAGCTCGGCGGCATCCGCAGCCCGCGCCAGCTGGTCTGGGCGATCTCCGAGCTGGTGCTCGGCGCGAACCCGGCGATCCACATGTACGCCAGCGGCTACGCGTTCGCCGGCGTCTTCCACAAGCTGGGGACGCCGCAGCAGAAGGAGTGGGCCAAGCTCTTCGTCGAGAAGCACTGGGGCTCCACGATGGTGCTCACCGAGCCGGACGCGGGCTCGGACGTCGGCGCCGGCCGCACGAAGGCGATCCCGCAGGCCGACGGCACCTGGCACCTCGAGGGCGTGAAGCGCTTCATCACGTCCGGCGACCAGGACATGACCGAGAACATCATCCACTACGTGCTGGCCCGGCCGGTCGGTGTGGAGGGTGCCGGCGGCCCGGGCACCAAGGGCCTGAGCCTGTTCATGGTGCCGAAGTTCCAGTTCGACGACGCCGGGAATCTGGGCGAGCGCAACGGCGTCTACGTCACCAACGTCGAGAAGAAGATGGGCCTCAAGGTCTCGGCGACCTGCGAGCTGACGTTCGGCGACAAGCACCCGGCCGTCGGCTACCTGGTCGGCGAGGTGCACGACGGCATCCGGCAGATGTTCAACATCATCGAGGCCGCCCGGATGATGGTCGGCACGAAGGCCATCGCGACGCTGTCCACCGGGTACCTGAACGCGCTGGACTACGCCAAGAACCGCGTGCAGGGCGCCGACCTGACCCGGCAGACCGACAAGACGGCCCCGCGGGTCACGATCATCCACCACCCGGACGTCCGCCGGAGTCTGCTGCGGCAGAAGTCCTACGCGGAGGGTCTGCGTGCGCTGGTGCACTACACCGCGTCGGTGCAGGACCAGCTGATCCTGGCCCGCGCAGCGGGCGACCTCGACGCGGCCGAGTCGTTCGAGCGGCTGAACGACCTGCTGCTACCGATGGTCAAGGGTGGCGGGTCGGAGCGGTCGTACGAACTGCTCGGCGCCGAGTCCCTGCAGACGTTCGGCGGCTCCGGCTTCCTGCAGGACTACCCGATCGAGCAGTACATCCGGGACGCCAAGATCGACACGCTGTACGAGGGCACGACGGCGATCCAGGGCCAGGACTTCTTCTTCCGGAAGATCGTCCGCGACTCGGGCAAGGCGCTCGGCGTACTGGCCGGCGAGATCGCGTCGTTCATCGAGTCGGAGAGCGGCAACGGCCGGCTGAAGAACGAGCGCGCGCTGCTCAAGACCGCGCTGGACGACGTCCAGGCCATGGTCGGGTGGAGCGTCACCCAGCTGATGTCGATGCAGGACGACCCGGCGAACATCTACAAGGTCGGTCTCAACACGACCCGGCTGCTGCTGTCGACGACCGACCTGGTCGTCGGGTGGCTGCTGCTCCGGCAGGCCGACGTCGCCCTGCGGGCGCTCGACGCGGGCGGCCCGGACGCGGACTTCTACACCGGCAAGATCGCGTCGGCCCGGTTCTTCGCGTCGACCGTGCTCCCGGAGCTGACGGCCCGCCGAGCGGTCCTCGAGGCCACCACTCTGGACGTCATGGAGGTGCCGGAAGGCGCGTTCTGA
- a CDS encoding PP2C family protein-serine/threonine phosphatase, producing the protein MPTNPHLGDPVVSPRTGVVVACLLALAIAAFDVAMPGLQFVGLLVAPPFLAAALSSYRSTFAVGTLCFVLGAALGTLNGAALDPRQVLRLAAILVFTALAAWLSMLGDRTSKRVATLSKLAVVAQQAVLRPLGPRIGGMNVAVRYVSANAEADIGGDLYEALSTPYGTRVLIGDVRGKGLEAVRLASSVLGSYRHVAHERVDLRAIVADLDRAVARSVGYEDFVTACLIEERGGQLTVLNCGHPAPLLLRQGEVIPLEPPSPAPPLGFLPVVRPRVERLEPGDRLLLFTDGLAEARQDGEFFPIRERAWRIAGHGTVEDGLTSLVNALRGWVHGVLDDDIALILLEYTGVERKPEASSAARPTWEWDPITGD; encoded by the coding sequence ATGCCAACGAACCCGCACCTCGGGGACCCGGTGGTGTCACCACGCACCGGCGTCGTCGTCGCGTGCCTGTTGGCGTTGGCGATCGCGGCCTTCGACGTGGCGATGCCCGGCCTGCAGTTCGTCGGGTTGCTCGTCGCGCCGCCGTTCCTGGCCGCCGCACTGTCGTCGTACCGGTCGACGTTCGCGGTCGGCACCCTCTGTTTCGTGTTGGGCGCTGCGCTCGGGACGTTGAACGGCGCCGCGCTCGATCCACGCCAGGTGCTCCGGCTGGCCGCGATCCTGGTCTTCACCGCGCTGGCGGCCTGGCTGAGCATGCTCGGCGACCGGACGTCCAAGCGCGTGGCGACGTTGAGCAAGCTGGCGGTCGTCGCGCAGCAGGCCGTGCTGCGTCCGCTCGGGCCTCGGATCGGCGGGATGAACGTCGCCGTGCGGTACGTCTCGGCCAACGCCGAGGCCGACATCGGCGGTGACCTCTACGAGGCGCTGAGCACGCCCTATGGAACCCGGGTCCTGATCGGCGACGTCCGGGGCAAGGGCCTGGAGGCGGTGCGCCTGGCCAGCAGCGTCCTCGGGTCGTACCGGCACGTCGCCCACGAGCGCGTCGACCTACGGGCGATCGTCGCCGACCTCGACCGGGCGGTCGCGCGGTCGGTCGGCTACGAGGACTTCGTCACCGCGTGCCTGATCGAGGAGCGCGGCGGTCAGCTGACCGTGCTCAACTGCGGCCACCCGGCCCCGTTGCTGCTGCGTCAGGGCGAGGTGATCCCGTTGGAGCCGCCGTCGCCGGCGCCGCCGCTGGGGTTCCTGCCGGTGGTGCGACCGCGGGTCGAGCGGCTGGAGCCCGGCGACCGGCTGCTGCTGTTCACCGACGGCCTGGCCGAGGCTCGGCAGGACGGCGAGTTCTTCCCGATCCGCGAGCGGGCCTGGCGCATCGCCGGGCACGGCACGGTCGAGGACGGGCTGACGTCACTGGTCAACGCGTTGCGGGGCTGGGTCCACGGAGTTCTCGACGACGACATCGCGCTGATCCTGCTGGAGTACACCGGGGTCGAGCGCAAGCCCGAGGCCTCCAGCGCCGCCCGGCCCACCTGGGAGTGGGACCCGATCACCGGCGACTGA
- a CDS encoding siderophore-interacting protein — protein MSGARRKERPHVGMGLYEVEVAAVRDVSPNMRRVTVTGPSLAGFLDDGPDQRIKLLLPRPGQDEPVLAAGTDSGEWYQSWLAQPADVRPIMRTYTLRAARPDRCEADVDLLLHGDSGPASAWAGRVRPGNRLAIVGAYAEFYPPEETDWHLLVGDETALPAIGSTLERLPSSARGSVLLEVGSRAEKAYLDEVGVPSGVEVTWVLREGAAPGARLLDALRAASFPAGRPYAWVCGESDAVKVLRRHLVTDRGVDKDDVLFMGYWRLGASIDDN, from the coding sequence ATGAGTGGAGCCCGGCGCAAGGAACGGCCGCACGTCGGTATGGGTCTGTACGAGGTCGAGGTGGCCGCGGTCCGGGACGTCAGCCCGAACATGCGCCGGGTGACGGTGACCGGCCCGTCGCTGGCCGGCTTTCTCGACGATGGTCCCGACCAGCGGATCAAGCTGCTGCTCCCGCGTCCGGGCCAGGACGAGCCGGTGCTGGCCGCGGGCACGGACAGTGGCGAGTGGTACCAGTCCTGGCTCGCGCAGCCGGCCGACGTCCGGCCGATCATGCGCACGTACACGCTGCGCGCGGCCCGTCCGGACCGGTGCGAGGCCGACGTCGACCTGCTGCTCCACGGCGACAGCGGCCCGGCGTCGGCGTGGGCCGGGCGCGTGCGGCCGGGGAACCGGCTGGCGATCGTCGGCGCCTACGCCGAGTTCTACCCACCGGAGGAGACCGACTGGCACCTGCTGGTCGGCGACGAGACCGCGCTGCCCGCGATCGGCTCCACGCTGGAGCGCCTGCCGTCCTCGGCCCGCGGCTCGGTGCTGCTCGAGGTCGGTTCCCGGGCCGAGAAGGCCTATTTGGACGAGGTGGGAGTGCCGTCCGGGGTCGAGGTCACCTGGGTCCTCCGCGAGGGGGCGGCGCCGGGCGCCCGCTTGCTCGACGCGCTCCGGGCGGCGTCGTTCCCGGCCGGGCGCCCATACGCCTGGGTCTGCGGGGAGTCCGACGCGGTGAAGGTGCTGCGTCGCCACCTCGTGACCGATCGCGGTGTCGACAAGGACGACGTCCTGTTCATGGGCTACTGGCGGCTGGGCGCGTCAATCGACGACAACTAG
- a CDS encoding DNA glycosylase AlkZ-like family protein has translation MAHALEVDRDTVLAYRIGAHQLDRSADGLAVLDLGVAETPAGSARQSLAIRGAGLGDEITVWGARGAPFVHRADEVRALAAALRPKDEADAKARLGASSARVPGADLDAVRTAAEAMHDLVTTPMGKGDLSTALSARLPRLTYFCPGCRVDHLSDQLFRIAGLLGGVRIEPGTTPLIVSPIEGWSIPEATALPVEPYLRLHGPATKAEVAAYFAASRAAVEQDWPAGLVEVRVDGKPGYWIPAEQEAALRTPASPDFVRLLPPGDPYLQTRNRSLLVPDRAEQKALWRPLGNPGAVLADGEIVGFWRPKASGRKLTITVEGFRPIVEKLDEEAEIIATARGADDVRLVVVD, from the coding sequence ATGGCGCACGCACTCGAGGTCGACCGCGACACCGTGCTCGCGTACCGCATCGGTGCGCACCAGCTCGACCGTTCGGCCGACGGCCTCGCCGTGCTCGACCTCGGCGTCGCCGAGACCCCGGCCGGTTCCGCGCGCCAGTCGTTGGCGATCCGCGGAGCCGGCCTCGGCGACGAGATCACGGTCTGGGGCGCGCGCGGTGCGCCGTTCGTGCACCGCGCGGACGAGGTGCGGGCTCTGGCGGCCGCGCTGCGGCCCAAGGACGAGGCCGACGCCAAGGCGCGGCTGGGGGCCTCGTCCGCCCGGGTTCCCGGAGCCGATCTGGACGCCGTCCGGACGGCCGCCGAGGCGATGCACGACCTCGTCACGACGCCGATGGGCAAGGGCGACCTGAGCACCGCGCTGTCCGCCCGGCTCCCCCGGCTCACGTACTTCTGCCCCGGCTGCCGGGTCGACCACCTCTCCGACCAGCTCTTCCGTATCGCCGGGCTGCTCGGCGGCGTCCGGATCGAGCCGGGGACCACGCCGCTGATCGTCTCGCCGATCGAGGGGTGGTCGATCCCGGAGGCCACCGCGCTGCCGGTGGAGCCCTATCTCCGGCTGCACGGGCCCGCCACGAAGGCCGAGGTCGCGGCCTACTTCGCGGCGAGCAGGGCCGCGGTCGAACAGGACTGGCCGGCCGGCCTCGTCGAGGTTCGGGTGGACGGCAAGCCCGGCTACTGGATCCCGGCCGAGCAGGAAGCCGCCCTGCGCACGCCCGCGAGCCCCGACTTCGTCCGGCTGCTGCCGCCCGGCGACCCGTACCTGCAGACCCGCAACCGCAGCCTGCTGGTGCCCGACCGGGCCGAGCAGAAGGCGCTCTGGCGTCCACTCGGGAACCCGGGTGCGGTGCTGGCCGACGGGGAGATCGTCGGATTCTGGCGTCCGAAGGCGTCGGGCCGGAAGCTGACGATCACCGTCGAAGGATTCCGGCCGATCGTCGAGAAGCTCGACGAGGAGGCCGAGATCATCGCCACCGCCCGAGGCGCCGACGACGTGCGACTAGTTGTCGTCGATTGA
- a CDS encoding phosphoribosyltransferase family protein, which translates to MDGELRHRLLTRFRWIDPGEWCDHLLTDRSGWWRDPVLLDALGPALAELASEPPTVVVAPATSGFLLGPLVARALGVGFVEAYRDLSGAELADELITRSSGPGHDGRPVVLGVRARHLGPDDRVLVVDDWVETGAQLAALAEIVDAAGAKYLGAAVIVDGAQSDVRNRLGVRGLVREAELDHWDRDTQSHGIPG; encoded by the coding sequence GTGGACGGGGAGTTGCGTCATCGGTTGCTGACCCGGTTCCGCTGGATCGACCCGGGCGAGTGGTGCGATCACCTGCTGACCGACCGATCCGGATGGTGGCGCGATCCGGTGCTGCTGGACGCGCTCGGCCCGGCGCTGGCCGAGCTCGCGTCCGAGCCGCCCACCGTCGTGGTCGCGCCGGCCACCAGCGGCTTCCTGCTCGGACCGCTCGTGGCCCGGGCGCTGGGCGTCGGGTTCGTCGAGGCCTACCGCGACCTGAGCGGCGCCGAGCTCGCCGACGAGCTGATCACCCGCAGCAGCGGCCCCGGGCACGACGGTCGGCCGGTCGTGCTCGGCGTCCGCGCCCGGCACCTCGGGCCGGACGACCGCGTGCTGGTCGTCGACGACTGGGTCGAGACCGGGGCCCAGCTGGCCGCGCTGGCCGAGATCGTCGACGCGGCGGGCGCGAAGTATCTCGGGGCGGCCGTGATCGTCGACGGCGCCCAATCGGATGTCCGGAACAGATTGGGCGTTCGCGGGCTGGTTCGTGAAGCCGAGCTGGATCACTGGGACCGGGACACACAAAGCCACGGAATACCTGGATGA
- a CDS encoding patatin-like phospholipase family protein — MTGSALVLGGGGVTGIAWEIGLLAGLLDAGVDLTTADLIVGTSAGSVVGAVVATGSDIEDLYRSQLEPPTNEIAARMTTAMLLRWGFAAVTSRSPERFRARVGALARRTRTVTPEERRRVIASRLPVHEWPNRRLVLTAVDADTGELQPFDRTSGVPLVDAVSASCAVPGVWPPVTINGREYIDGGVRSTANVDLAAGCDRIVVLAPIPKGGGPMPAVSAQVARLGDSARVAVVTPNPTARAAFGRNVLDPSRRGPSARAGRAQAADAAMAVHSIWSAA, encoded by the coding sequence ATGACGGGGAGTGCACTGGTACTCGGCGGGGGCGGAGTCACCGGCATAGCCTGGGAGATCGGGCTGCTGGCCGGGCTACTGGACGCGGGCGTCGACCTGACGACCGCGGACCTGATCGTCGGGACGTCGGCCGGCTCGGTGGTTGGCGCGGTCGTCGCGACCGGCAGCGACATCGAAGACCTCTATCGGAGCCAGCTCGAGCCGCCGACGAACGAGATCGCCGCCCGGATGACCACCGCGATGCTGCTGCGCTGGGGATTCGCCGCGGTGACGAGCCGGAGCCCGGAGCGGTTCCGGGCCCGGGTCGGGGCGCTGGCCCGGCGTACCCGCACGGTGACGCCGGAGGAGCGACGGCGGGTCATCGCGTCCCGGCTGCCGGTGCACGAGTGGCCGAACCGGCGGCTGGTCCTCACCGCGGTCGACGCCGACACCGGCGAGCTCCAGCCGTTCGACCGCACCAGCGGCGTCCCGCTGGTGGACGCCGTGTCGGCCAGTTGCGCGGTGCCGGGCGTGTGGCCGCCGGTGACGATCAACGGGCGGGAGTACATCGACGGCGGCGTGCGGTCGACCGCGAACGTCGACCTGGCCGCCGGGTGCGATCGCATCGTCGTGCTGGCGCCGATCCCCAAGGGCGGCGGCCCGATGCCCGCGGTGTCGGCGCAGGTCGCGCGGCTGGGCGACTCGGCCCGGGTCGCGGTCGTGACGCCGAACCCGACCGCGCGGGCCGCGTTCGGCCGCAACGTGCTCGACCCCAGCCGTCGAGGCCCGAGCGCCCGGGCCGGCCGCGCCCAGGCCGCCGACGCGGCCATGGCCGTCCACTCGATCTGGTCCGCCGCGTGA
- a CDS encoding DUF6458 family protein yields MGIGAGLFLIALGAILAFAVTVDLQGIDLQVIGWILMFIGVVGILISVFYWGPRKRASTTTRERIYTDDPTQPPPPL; encoded by the coding sequence ATGGGTATCGGCGCGGGGCTCTTCCTCATCGCCCTGGGCGCAATTCTTGCCTTCGCCGTCACGGTCGACCTGCAGGGCATCGACCTTCAGGTGATCGGTTGGATCCTGATGTTCATCGGGGTGGTGGGCATCCTGATCAGCGTCTTCTACTGGGGTCCGCGCAAGCGCGCGAGTACGACGACGCGCGAGCGCATCTACACCGACGACCCGACGCAGCCGCCTCCGCCGCTGTGA